From Plutella xylostella chromosome 23, ilPluXylo3.1, whole genome shotgun sequence:
CCTATAGTCAGGATTAGTGTTGTTTAAACTTAGTCAAAGCTAACTGTGTGAAAGCGCATGCAAAATTATTGAACTAACATCTAACAATTACACTTTctatgcaaataaaaataacaacaatatAAACAGAAATTATGAATGAAACAATTGGAgatattacataaaaatattacgcATTTATTTAGAAGTTACCAGAACACGTAAAAATAGGAGTTACAAGCTAAATCAGTCACACGTTTACTATATCTAGGGAACATCAACATTCATAGAGTAATAACTTTTAAGTCTCGCATTCATTTCtataacatattatattaacattacaaacttattatgCTAGCTTTAAATGTACTATGAATGTGACAGAAAGTTCATAATTGTGCTAAGTAACTTAATACAAAACTTCAATATAAGAAACTAAGTTAACTAAGCATTTCAATAgcgcaataaaaaatatggcaaTAAATCGAAGGTAGTAATTTCCACTCTCTCTTGTTAAAAGAGTGAAAGCAAATTACTTCTATCGTATCCTGCATTGATAAACTATTCTAAAACCACACATACTGATACAAAGTGCGTTGCGAAAttaaaaatcttatttaaaaaaaaacataatttgagCAACGAAAAAACAGGAGTATTTGGCTTACGAATTGCATTTCATCAGTCAGTTAAATAAACTTGTAAGGACCCGCTACATCAATTTCTAACTGGATAGAACAAAATACaagattaaaatgaaaatatccTAAGCATCACAGTACGGCGTTTTAGTCTGGATATTAATAAACTATCCCCATCCGTTTTCAGCTCTTCGCATTTGAATTAAGACACATAGTCCTTACgtatcataatttaaattcGAAATCCAGATCACAGATTTGGATCGCATATCAACATCCGCCATTATCAGACACTCAATCGGCGACTATCTCTGTCTTCTCCACTTCTTTAGCGGCCTGGCTCCTCGTCCTACGGCCTCTAGATCTGCTTCTGGGCTTTTTCTCTTTCACAACTCTTTCCCTCTTGCGCACAACATTGCCTCTACTCCTGGCCGAAGTCTCATGTGGCTCGTAATCAGGATCATGCGGATCTCCAATAGccatattatcatcatcatctacaTCTATTAGTTCAGTTATCCGTGGTTCCGTAGCTTGGTATTGGAAATTCTCGTAGTGTTGAGGGTAATCTGTGACGTCATTGCCTTCGATGGCTCGCCGCACTAAGTTTTCTCGTTCCGCCGTCGGTAAGTTGAAGTTCTGCGCAAAGCGGGCGTAGGGACGGGACGGGGGAGGGATTAGGGAAGCGTGTTAATAAaatcaaagtaaaaaaaaaaccagtgATATTAAAAGCGTGGTCAGATTCAAACGTGGCGTGTGCGGCATGCTGCGGTTGTCTGTCGCTACGGGAATTGTATGTGTAGTGAATATACATAACGAAGGAAATACAGCCTGTGACATATTTTACTGTTGCGATTTATATACTGCACTGAACTGTTAGCATGTACAAAGTagaatttgttttaaatttaaaagctGGTGCTATAACCGAAAACCGATCGTTGTAATACAGCTCTTTGTGTCACCTTACACTGATTTCAGACACTTGTTGTCTGTTTTCACGTGAGTGAGACAAAACACGAAACAGATAATAAGTATGCTATTTGGAATAGCATAGTTCAATGAATATAGCTAAGCAATTTGATATAGCCGAAAGAGTGGTTTCTAATTTCAAAACAACCTATAAGGCGCTTTATAATGTCAAAAGGTTACATGAATACGCAATAGTTACAGTATTTATACGTCACAGTCTGGCTCGCGTCTACAGAATGATTACAATCGTAGTTATTTACAACAGATGCTAACAAACATGCCACACACTTGCCTTTGTTTACAAATTACTGCTAAAAACAATGATTaagcaaattataaaaagggATTTCATGACTAAGTCCACCTTAACCTTGttggaaaattattttatgtacgCTGAAATAAGATCTTCTacgtaataaatacataaaaaggcTGAATTGTAGTTTTCTACAAAACTATGTACTAATGAGGTAAATACTTTATTATGTCATAAACAGCGCAGCGTTTACATAACGACCACATCTACGATAAAAACTACttcgaaaataaaaatctaaagaATCTTACTTCAGCGCAAATCTATTGAAAAAGCGTGCTATTAAATACGCTATTACAATATCTAAAGCTAGCTCGATAGGGTTGTCACACGCCTACCTTGATGGCAGTCTGCATGATGACCGTGGTCGCATAGTTGACTCCTTTAGTGCCCAGGTTCAGGACTGTGTGGTAACCCTGGTCCTTCGCTTTGGCTATGTATTCATCTATTTCCTGTAAAAGAGAAAATAAGgggttataataattttattatgaatggtaaatgtattttctgtTCCAGTTTCAGTCCTAAGTGTTTGTTcctttaaaagttaaaatgtGCTAGTGTGattgttatgtttttatttgcaaATTTTTCACACGCCTTAATCTATTATTTACCTTTCATGATAAACACGTTTTACGATAAGCATGATAACAGGGTTCACGGCCAAACATAGAGGTGAATGACTCGACACACATCGCAATCAAGCCAAGCTGTTCACACCAATTCGAGTCCATTACTGCCACTTTACGTGGCAATGTTAAGTCCTTCACAGGATAACAAGAGTGATAATGTAACCTTGTACGCTACTTTAAAGTTATGCATTCTTCGCTCAAAATAAGGGCATAAATCCCTCGAAGAATCTTAGTCAAGAACCTAATACCGCATCAGTTTTTTCTGTTATTGACATTCTGTCCTAACCTGATTGGAGGTTGAATGTCACCCGGAATTGTTTGTGACATTGGTCATCAAATATAGACGCCAGATGAAGAAAGGGAGGTATCAAGACATAAAACCTGTCCAAAATAGATACCGGACGAAATGGTTTCTGTCCAGAAATCCCTAGTTTGCTAACTTTGCTGCTTATGATGACGCATCCTAAAAGTCCAGAGGCAATCAGAAAATTTGCCGCATTTCCAGAACATTACACGCTTCTTGGTGCCTTCTGCTCCTGCAAAAGTCCTTATTCCCTGGTCTAACCCTCACCTGCTCGCGGCGACACAGCGCGGGGTGCACGAACTTGCGGTACAAGATGGAGGAGCCCTTGGTGGCGGGCGACAGCAGCCACAGCACCAGCACTATCTTCACCTCGTAGTAGAACGGGAACCACGAGAGGAACACGTCCGTGAATGTCTCTGTGCACGTGAATAGGGCGAACACTATCCAGTACATCATCCATTTTACCTGGAAGCGGAAGAAAAGGAATGGTGAGTTGAATGCGTAGTTTATCGTCAAAAGCCAAGTATTGTCAGCTGCTGGACTTAGATCTTTACAAGAATGAGGAAGCCCAAGTTCATTGTTGTGTTGTTATGCTCATTGGGAGGTGCCTAACCCAAAATTACTACTACaaataaatgacttttggtatTTTTCAG
This genomic window contains:
- the LOC105388865 gene encoding receptor expression-enhancing protein 1 isoform X4, which gives rise to MISSIISRLVILVFGTLYPAYASYKAVRTKNLKEYVKWMMYWIVFALFTCTETFTDVFLSWFPFYYEVKIVLVLWLLSPATKGSSILYRKFVHPALCRREQEIDEYIAKAKDQGYHTVLNLGTKGVNYATTVIMQTAIKNFNLPTAERENLVRRAIEGNDVTDYPQHYENFQYQATEPRITELIDVDDDDNMAIGDPHDPDYEPHETSARSRGNVVRKRERVVKEKKPRSRSRGRRTRSQAAKEVEKTEIVAD